A genomic segment from Hypomesus transpacificus isolate Combined female chromosome 13, fHypTra1, whole genome shotgun sequence encodes:
- the LOC124475841 gene encoding glucagon receptor-like, with protein MVYGKVLEETYHKWIQYREECIQMIQDEPFPQGLFCNRTFDRYACWPDGTPGALINVSCPSYLPWFDKVSHGMVLRQCGVNGRWVLNEDGQVWRDMSQCEDEPDVTSYELWFKQLMVSFKTLYTVGYTLSLCTLISALIILLGIRKLHCTRNYIHANLFVSFILRAVSVIVKDTMLERHWGREIMRQTDLGEMLSHQAAIGCRLAQVLMQYCVLANHYWFFGEAIYLYSVLIASVFIDHNKYLPYICLGWGTPLLFVIPWMLAKLLKENNECWAVNENMNYWWIIRFPILFASLINFMIFMKIVKVILSKLRASNQNGYPDYKFRLAKATLTLIPLFGIHEVIFIFATDEQTNDTLRYIKVFFTLFLNSFQGFLVAVLYCYSNKEVKTELQNKLRNWRMDVETMCCGR; from the exons ATGGTCTATGGAAAGGTGCTGGAAGAAACCTACCATAAATGGATCCAGTACCGAGAGGAGTGTATACAAATGATTCAAGATGAGCCCTTTCCTCAAG GCCTTTTCTGCAACAGGACATTTGACCGATATGCCTGTTGGCCTGATGGGACACCAGGGGCTTTGATCAACGTTTCCTGTCCCTCTTACCTGCCCTGGTTTGACAAGG TGTCTCACGGTATGGTGCTTCGCCAATGTGGGGTTAACGGACGCTGGGTGCTGAATGAGGACGGGCAGGTTTGGAGAGACATGTCCCAATGTGAGGATGAGCCGGACGTCACGTCTTACGAG CTGTGGTTCAAGCAGTTGATGGTGAGCTTCAAAACTCTCTACACAGTGGGCtacaccctgtctctctgcaccCTGATCTCAGCTCTTATCATTCTCCTAGGAATAAG GAAACTACACTGCACCAGGAACTACATCCACGCCAATCTGTTTGTGTCTTTCATCTTGCGAGCTGTGTCAGTCATCGTCAAGGATACCATGCTGGAGCGCCACTGGGGCAGAGAGATCATGAGGCAGACAGACTTGGGAGAGATGCTAAGTCACCAG GCTGCAATTGGCTGCCGGTTAGCCCAGGTACTGATGCAGTACTGTGTTCTGGCCAATCATTATTGGTTCTTTGGAGAAGCCATCTACCTGTATTCCGTGCTCATTGCCTCAGTCTTCATTGACCACAACAAGTACCTCCCATACATCTGCCTTGGCTGGG GAACTCCTTTATTATTTGTCATACCTTGGATGTTGGCTAAACTGTTGAAAGAGAacaatga ATGCTGGGCTGTTAATGAGAACATGAACTACTGGTGGATAATTCGTTTTCCCATCTTGTTTGCTTCCTTG ATCAATTTTATGATATTTATGAAGATTGTGAAGGTTATACTCTCCAAACTGCGTGCCAGCAACCAGAATGGCTACCCTGATTACAAGTTCCG GCTGGCCAAGGCTACCTTGACTCTCATCCCTCTGTTTGGTATACATGAAGTCATCTTCATCTTCGCTACTGATGAACAAACCAACGATACTCTGCGTTACATCAAAGTGTTTTTCACGCTGTTTCTCAACTCATTTCAG ggctttTTGGTGGCTGTGCTTTACTGTTACTCAAACAAAGAG GTAAAGACAGAGCTGCAAAATAAACTGCGTAACTGGAGGATGGATGTGGAGACCATGTGCTGTGGACGGTGA
- the cluap1 gene encoding clusterin-associated protein 1 homolog produces the protein MSFRDLRNFTEMMRALGYPRLISMENFRTPNFSLVAEILIWLVKRYEPQMDIPSDVDTESDRVFFIKAVAQFMATKAHIKVNTKRLYQGDGYAVKEMLKITSVLYSAMVTKETASGEKVAEDNSKFKFDLASRIAELKAARQLASEITSKGASLFDLLGKEVDLREMRTAAIARPLEINETEKALRAVIKEVLENVEKTKDMLNNVSSDETSLEAKMEKRKQELERNQKRLQTLQSVRPAFMDEYEKIEEDLQKQYETYVEKFRNLRFLEQQLEDHHRLEQERFEETENTLRMMQHKLREEERRLMKNGAKDEDSDMDIPEDEGSDSDMEDRRPPKPRPTRNIPITGRGGTQIIGNMQGGDSDETEDSEIDVDEDDEEGEEEDEEDDLEEDNDSLEAAASKPTRPAKGALKPQLLEESDNDF, from the exons ATGTCGTTCAGAGACTTGCGAA ATTTTACAGAAATGATGAGAGCCCTGGGCTATCCTCGTTTAATATCAATGGAGAATTTTAGGACGCCCAACTTTTCTCTGGTGGCAGAAATTCTAATATGGCTGGTGAAAAG ATACGAACCCCAAATGGACATTCCAAGTGATGTGGACACAGAATCTGACAGAGTTTTCTTCATCAAAGCAGTGGCTCAATTCATG GCCACTAAAGCTCACATCAAAGTGAACACCAAGCGCCTCTACCAGGGAGATGGTTATGCGGTGAAAGAGATGCTAAAGATCACCTCAGTGCTGTATAGCGCCATGGTCACCAAGGAAACGGCTTCTGGGGAGAAAGTAGCAGAGGACAACAGCAAATTCAAGTTTGACCTGGCCTCAAGG ATCGCAGAGCTGAAAGCAGCTAGACAACTAGCATCGGAGATCACATCCAAGGGAGCATCTCTGTTTGACTTGCTGGGAAAGGAAGTGGATCTGAGG GAAATGAGAACTGCTGCTATCGCCAGACCACTGGAGATTAATGAGACTGAAAAGGCCCTGAGAGCAGTCATTAAGGAGGTTTTG GAGAATGTTGAGAAGACCAAAGACATGCTGAACAACGTGTCGTCAGatgagaccagtctggaggccaagatggagaagaggaaacaggagctggagaggaacCAGAAGAGGCTCCAGACGCTACAGAGTGTGCG ACCGGCTTTCATGGATGAGTACGAGAAGATCGAGGAGGATCTGCAGAAGCAGTACGAGACGTACGTGGAGAAGTTCCGTAACCTGAGGTTCctggagcagcagctggaggaccACCACAGACTGGAGCAGGAGAGGTTTGAG GAGACAGAAAACACCCTGAGAATGATGCAGCACAAATtgcgagaggaggagaggagactgaTGAAGAATGGGG CTAAAGACGAGGACTCGGACATGGACATTCCAGAGGACGAGGGCTCTGACAGTGACATGGAGGACCGCAGACCTCCTAAGCCAAGGCCGACCCGGAACATCCCCATAACAG GAAGAGGTGGAACCCAAATCATCGGCAACATGCAGGGAGGAGACAGCGATGAG ACGGAGGACAGCGAGATCGATGTAGATGAGGATGACGAGGaaggcgaggaggaggacgaggaggacgaccTGGAGGAAGACAACGACAGTCTGGAAGCTGCTGCTTCCAAGCCGACACGGCCTGCCAAAGGAGCTCTCAAACCtcagctcctggaggagagtGACAACGACTTCTGA